aatgttaacatatatttcatataccaaatgaatttatttagtattttcttaaaaatttttaagaaattgaTATTAATTCTTCTTACATCGAATTGGTCTTTATGATAGTtcaaagttttttttaattttttaatatgataGCATAATACTCTTTTTTGTCTATTTTGAATATTGTATGTCTAGATACATAGAAATAACGAAATTGGTCTATAATAAAACAGCggctaaaaaattattaataattgtaTCGACCATaacacatttttttatacaaacaCATACCCTTTCTAttcataaataatatttacgTACTAActtgatttataaattttttttgtttcaaataaaatcgcaactaaaattttttttgtttattttttacttcaAATTTTATCGCGTtctcttatatttttattgggaCTATAGACcaacaaatataaagaatttgATCAGTTAAACCACTTAGTTTAAATTGATCAAacaatattcaaaattGCTTTCGAACGCTAATTCTATTTATTTACAGTTCCTATTCGCTTTGATCGTCAGGCAAtccctaaaaaaattacgtTATAtggataaaaaatgtttagaAAAAAAGCGTATTACGAAGATATACATTCATTCAGCGGggttttaaataatatgctttttttttgaaaaaaaatcgacACAATTGTTTTCGTTTATTTTGCCAGTTTTCTATGCtattacaatttttacGCCACTTTTGATTATTCAATTAGTTATAGTAAATTTGTGCAGCCCCCCCCCAATGTATAAATACTTAAAGACTGAATGTCATTTTTGGGCATTGAATTTTCTTTACCAACAAGATCATTTggtcttttataaaaactaaatGTATCGATTATAATGCTATATTCATAAAACCTGTTTAGAGTCAGAACAGAATGATGCTATAACAAAACACATAATAAAAACGATACAATAAGGTCCAAATTCACAATAAGATAAATCAAAAACTACATGTTACAAGAAACCTTGGATGAGCACCTAAAGAGTATATATCGCCAAATAaagatctaaaaaaaaagtaaagcACATGTTCCGCAGTCTAATGCCACAAAATTCTGTAGTGCTGCGGATAAGACCTTAAGGGCGTAAAAGCGTTTACGTAGTCTTTAAAATGcgaaaaaaatgaagtgGTGTGTAAGAGAGCGCGTCAAAGACCAAGATTAAAGTATATCCCTGTCGTgttaaaacaattttatttttacctGACATGACACCGATGCCCGTTGATTATATCATCTGTGAATCATTTTAGATGCTTAAGAATAATTAGAATTCGAATACATGGTTaagttaaataaaatgcGAGCTTGCTGCATTAGAATTTAATGGAGGGGGTTTTAGTGGGTAAATACAGCCGTACATGCAACTTAATATCTCAACTTCAAGTGCTATATATTCATATTTGTGTTATAgcatttaaatattaataaacgaaaaaatagaaaacaatatcttaaattttctataatacTTAAGattgcatttttttatgttaatttttatatttttctaaataataCATGTTCTAAGCTCAAACGACCATGTAAACTGATCTCCTGATATTATGATGCTCATATGGAACTTTTTTAGTTCTTGTATCTCCTATATTGGTCATTAAATCTTGTTTTGCCTTTTACGATTTTTCAATATCCAATGCTCCATAACAATGTTTAAATGTGCTAATGTCAACGATGGCGTTCTATTATTTAgtttgatattatttattaaaaagtcTCCCgtatatataaaatcgaaaatatatttcttattcACATGAAAACGTTAATTTTTAGTTCGCTGTACGTACTCATATTGTTCATTGTTTTAGTCATGTTGTTTacaaaagatttatttattttgttttatctTGAAGATCTTGTATACTTGatagaaataattatatttatagttatTATGTTTATAGAAGTTCTTTTCAATGTGATATCTACTAGAATTACATTAgttacatttttattgaacTAAATATAGCTAAATCTTACATACGATTTCGAAGGATTTAAAACTATGAAGGTTGTTTTTTGTGTTatgatgtttttttttcatttgaacagattaaaattttttcgaGTCCTTACTACAATCTTGATTAGATTTACTATGGAATAAACGTGTTACCATCAACTTAATATCCTCTTAATGGACAAAcgtatattattttatagcTAACAATCTAAAGAGCGCGTTGATACATTCAGTCGCAACGTAGAGAACTTCTGAAATCGTATGTAACACCAAAGCCGCCTTATATCGAACTCTATGGGCCTGTAATTTGTGACtcgttaaattttttcttctccAGTTTTGACTAAAGTGTTACAAATTCCTCAATTAATAGACGTTTGAAGATTTTTTGAGTGTTTCGGCTGGTATTCAAAGTATTCTCAAGAGATCTTACCCTAGTAAAATACCAGGGGTTACCTCCATGTAGTTAcgcaataaaatattttagcaTGAAAATAACATCATTTCTATCTTTAGTATATAtcttttaagaaaattgtCTTTGTGCTGGACACGACACAAGTTGCATAATcatctttttaattaacGAGAACacattttatgattttaaaaatttattacatCCAAGTAACTGCATATAGTAATTAGTTATTGTTTAAATTCTATTTTAACATGTAAACGCGGCTCGTTAACACAAAGTATGAAGCTTCGTTTAAATTCtctttttcaaataaaaaattataatttattatgttcatgttttaatattatattcttGAATTGTATAATCGCAGCTTAGAGgacaaatattataatttttagacATACTGATACTCATGAAAAATCTAATAACATTTTTGGCCTATTATGCTTAAGTACTAAATAAGTTGTAAAAGATACCTTTAATGAGGCATCCATAAGAAACATATTATACAAACGTAgtcaatatatataataacgTTGAACCATTGCTTTCCGAAGTAACCTACGTAAAATGTCATACGTAAGATGTAGATAAAGTGACAACTTATCCTATAATAAATGTCgaaataatattatctGAAATAAGAAAACGCGAAGGCTTTAGAagtatagatttttttgtatattaacGAGTGatatacttttttattaataatgcttgcattaaatatgtttaacACAAAAACAAATGGCACACCGTATTTAAAAAgtcttattttataattactaTTTCTATAAGacaaatttctaatatgaatttacatataaaagttTAATACTAACAAACTAGAATACTATATTCGAATTCCTAcgtaaaattataaaaaactagacatgatttatttataatgctaaaaacatataaaatattaaaacaaagCGTACAGACACTGAGGTCGCCTAGATAGAATCTATAAGTAcagttttaatttttcaaaaaatatacttccaattatctttataattaatatatttcataataaaaaaccgCGATAACggcataaaaatattttatattttgtaagTACAATccatttttgaattttatcttatttttaataaaatgacATGTGTCAAACCTTACTTTTCATAAAATAGCGAGAACACAGTGACTCAAAtggtaaatttttttataaagatttatttctaCTAATTTCACATGCTAATAAAGtagttttacaaaaatactttattttaaaaattgatttttttctctCCCTTATGTTACTTTTATTCctctttcaaatttttagtgCATCAGACAGAGAATTATTTAATCAGTGGGTAAACATGCCATTACAAACAAAtgaaacaataaataatgaGTCGTTTGAAATTGTTCCAAATGGatttatttacaaagaTCCACTAAATTATTCATCCTGTAATGCCACcgaatatttttctaatgtTGAAATGCTTGACTTAACAACTATAGATTATAACAATCTAAAAGCTGCGTctagatttatttattatcttcTAAGAGCAGATAAAACCTATaagaaaacatttaaaaagatgCTAGTGTTCAAACCTTTAATACGAAAAGTTGACAATTTTGAGAATTTCCATAAATACGTATTGGGTTATACTAAGAATACAGAGCAAATAAATGATGAAGAACATCCatatttattcttaaaaTCGTTGGCATTTATGAATTACAAGcttatttatttactttCTTTTCTCGAATTAGACGTTAAGACGTATAGGGCAGTGTCTAATATAATGGACAAATccaaagattttataactaAATGGGATTGCCAGTGGCAAATACTGCAAATAATGGGAAATGATAACTTAGAAAGGTTAATGAGGGCGTGCGAAATAGCTATGGACGATGATACCATTTCATCAAGAAAATATACAGTTGAAgaatttcataaaaaacattaatttgacttgtattttttctataaatttttgtattcaTAAAAACCTAATTTTTCAtgagatttttattagtagATTCtacttatttatttttctatagGCATGTATTACAACTGCcatcaaaatatatcaaatgaattttaatctgatataaaaattctttaagtttacttttgttttttatagtaaacatttttatggTATCGAAGTTACTTCTAACGAGGAATTTGAATGTCGCCATAGGCGCCTTGTATTCGATTATCGTTTTTATTGTCGCATAAGAATTACACTCATACTTATTTGTCATTAATCAGTAATATAATGCCTTAGGGAAATTATTGCTTTGTATACAACTCAATAGACACCATTAGTGTCAATGGATATCTACACgttattgtattttatacCTTTGATATActcttttattatattttaagtcCCTTCTGTTTGCAATTTAATTCATTTGAgagtttttaatgtaattGCCGTATTTGGTCAAAGTAATGTAAAGGAGCTTTTTgcacaattttttttcgcGTGGCAAATCAACATGGGAAAGCAAGacgttttttaattattattttatttcagTAATTCAGTTGTGATGTTaaatagtaaatttttgtgtctcgatattttttactatttgCAAGTATTTATATCCAAACAAAGAATTTATCTGCTTATGTCAGACATACTAATGTAATAATATTGTGTGTTTGATTAGTAAAGAAAAAGTCTAAGATCGTTAATATCCCTATCTTCGTAGATATAAATAGTAAATCATAGAGCAAgcttaaatatataatattttaatgctTTATGTACAATTAagtatgtaaaaaatttttttaatgctACTATAACCgacaacaaaaaaatcaaaagatgttaatttttttttctgataATTTACTAAATCGATATAAATACTTGTACGGAAAGATACACCTAAAGATTATGTGAAAAGATACAATTTACgagaatattaaaatcCATTAGGACCTAGTTCTGCTAATTTGTCTTGGAAATAGCTAAACGTAGAATGagcttttaaattttttttgtaatcaattatttattttttaggtCAGTGGAAAACGCACAGGATAAACAAGAAATTCTTCTTTCAGTTAGTAATTACTTCCGTCTAATCTTAGTCTCGGgaataaaataatctttttttcaatcatcattttgtaaaaaaatttattgaaatgatttatttagtttttttaaaattgtaataaattttaacttGGCCTTTTAGATATTTGTATGATTTTAATTAGTCTTATATGTAGTCAATGTTTTCTATTATGATAACAACGCATCGTTTGGGTGCAGTATTATACCCTATTTAATTGCgatattattataacaaTAATGGGATCTAGtgattttacataaaacAGTGGTCGAACaacaattattattaaaaaactagtATTAATTTGGAACAAAGAgcgaatttatttaattaccgctctaaaatataataatctACATTTCTTTTGTAGATCATAAATATTACGCACCTTTATATATGTGAATTAACTAACATCAAGAAAAAAGTtcagaaattataaatatatccCTTACTATACTTTTTAACACTTTCTAACACATATTATTGATTCTTTCAACTGTCTGTGTTATGTAACTGAAAAAAATGAGTTTAGAAGtttaacataattttatatataaaaaatctttaaacattaatattaaattatttttttattcgtACACCAGATTTTACATAACTGTTAATGTGTAATGTAGCTAAgtaaaaattcattaaataaatacaaatcATTAAtacaaacatttttattctagAATAATCTAAAGTTacctaaaatttttaaaattaataggTAGTCTACTatgaattaaatatattttgaaacaaaagacaaaatatacaattacATCAAATTTagtatatattataattcaCATTCATTGATATTTCGACTGTTTTTTACCTTAGATGCTGAAAGCATTGTGTTGATATAGGGAACATAGTTTTATTGccaaaaattcatttttaaatattaatatgtGTTGGCTCTTTCATATAACGAgcgttttttttgtgttaaAATTGTTCAAgtatttagattttaatCACGGCAACTTAGATTAAATAGGAATCCACATTAggatcaaaaaatatataatataagcTTCTCGATGTACTTAtagtattttaaatgtCATAGAAGTATCATTTTGCACTCTAAAGGCTTGAATGAAGATTGTGGTTGTGAGAATTGCAGATAAGAGTTAagtaaatgaaaaaataaaaatcttgaattttttattggtcAAATGTGTTTAGATAATAGTTCAAATGCATTCATTAATGCACCACATGCTATATATGTATGATAAAGGCAAGTTTTTTATGAGTTTAAGAGCTAGTGAAATGGTGCATCTTAAGCCCATTTGCACTCTTTTGCTTCAATCGAAGTTAAATTCCTGCAAGTGATCTTTAAACGCCAAACTTTTACATGTTTAAGTATGAATAGCAAGTGTTATGTAGAAAGTTAGATGCATTAGCCACATTAAAATCACAGCGCGAAtctttgaaatttatgtaaaaaaatatgaaatttttcAGTGTAAGACACGTctataaaacattaaaaataaatgtttaccttactttattttttacttaagTGCTTGAACTTACAcaatcaattttatttagaaaaatgtatcatgtctataaaaaataaatcttagTTTACAAGTAAAATACATATgtgtttaaatatatttacaatGATGAAATTCCCAATAAACCATCCCAAGTAAGATTAaggtttttataaaaatttgacagtcttgattaaatttatatagaaAACATGCGAATACAAAGACCGAAAAAGAAGAGGCTTTTACATATAGATTAATGATCtcaaaaatctttaatatcgttttttaaaactataaagttcaaaattttatgaccCATAATGCTATTTGTATTTCTTTTCGATACTTGTAAAGCAGGTAGAGAAATGTTCGAGCTTCTTGAAAAACAAATGATTAAAACTAATGAAACAATTTATACTAACTTTGTTGAATACGTCGATAGCACTAATGTATATATCGATCCTTTTAATTATACAGCTTGCGATACATATGGCTACTTTTCACATATGGAAGTGCTCAACTCGAAGCAAATCGATGATAAAGATCTAAGATTTGTGTCTAGATATATTTATCGGATATTCAAAAGGTCTGAATCgtttaaagaaataattcgACTAATGgaaaattcaaaaacatTGCGAcgagaaatttttaaatttaaaaattttcataaatatgTAAGTagttatattaataatataagaCAATCATATAATTATGAAcataagtttttatttttgaaatcaTTGGCATTTAAGTGTTATAAACTCATTTATTTACTTTCATTCATTGATTTAGATGAACAAACGAGTGAAGAATTAACAAAAGTGATGGTAGAAAACATGCTATTAAAAACTAAAGATGATTGTCAATGGCAAATAACACAAATATTGAAAACTGAAGTTTTTGATGTTTTAATTGAGGCGCTGGAAACTGTTGTATATAAAGATggaaatgaaaaaaaacactTCGTGCTTcctaaatttaattaaaattctaaTTGTATTTCTGTTGGTAcgttttgttttattgtatattaaatattccTGGTTTATTGTGAAATGAAAGAGTTCATTATAAGTAAACTcattcaaaataaaaaaaataataaaatataaatctgAATATGTATAAGACAAAtgcatataaaatatcttgGCTTTTTAGTCATATGAAGACCTAAGTAGTACAGTTCAGAGTCATATTTCTTGTAAGTATTTCTAATGTCGTTTTGCTTGATATGGATATTGTGTGTTTATATTGGAAATTAATCATATAGTTATAACCTAATTAAAACTGTATATAATTCTTATGCGCCATGTCAGAAAAAAGTACTGTACTATTTTTGAAATCGACATAATTAGTGTTTGcgctattatttttaattttagaacttaaactgattttttaatagtaTAAACGCtgagtttttttatttttattgttggACTTTAAAGTTCTAGCTTTTACATTAGATaccattatttttttagttttttagtttttgtGATGTGTTATTATCATAACACCATATCAATAGCTTTATGTGCTCTATTCTTTCTTCGTGTagtagattttttatttgaagaTGAACATGTATTTTGTCTATTAAATGTATATGTTTTGTAGTGTCTACATGTAGATTTcgtattataataatagtaTTTTGTCTATATTTAAGCATATATTGTAAATGTTCGCAGTTCCGAGTTTTCGTATGAATAACGTCGTTTAATTGTATAATAACGCGTTATGCACAGCCAACGGGCAAACTCGTATTTCTCATAAAAACCGAAAATTCAATAATTCAAATAATATACATATTCGATGATCATAAATACTTAAATGTTAGAAACggtagtttttttatactacTTCAAATACTACGGCTACagacaaaataaaaaaatttcttttctaaTATCTTGTAATATTGATTATAGACATTAATAACATTGAGCTTAAAAAGAGAGTAGATCCATATAATAGacgaaatataaaaaatttcatggCGTTTTAGTTTCCACtttattgttatttaaCATAGAATGagcttaaaaataaatttttttggcACCTATTAATTCTACCAGGATAATGTacaagaaagaaaaatattatattgtatGCTTGCCTTTGGGCCAATCTAATATGTAAGAATCAagcatatttttcaaaatttatccGTATGATTTCTAGTATATTATCAAGAAATTACATTACATACCTTATACGAAACATTCTAGAGGGCTTTATTGTTTCTAAAAAGACGTAAATATCGAATGtattttcttctattaTAGCTTATACAATACTTTTTTTCgtgtaattttaaattattgaatAAGCGGGCATCATCCaattaacaatattttcaaatgttcatacataaataattgaacgctattaataatttaaaagcGGTCGAATTTGAACAACAtgtactttatttttacagattttttttagataattctattatttttatattagtagctcatatttaatatctaattttacaatagataaataatttactttaaaacaaattttagaaattaaatattttttactttcaataatttacactttaaaaaatttttagcgCAGCAACtatcatttatttgttcTAATGGAAATTCTatgattaaatataaaagcaTTTTTTCAATACCCAAATGatgttaaatatttgtattgaTCACTTATTTActtgtttattatttaaacaaGCGTTATTGTATAATAAGTTGCATTATTCAATaagatacaaaaatttattaaataaacaaaaaaacttcAGCGTCGAggaatttcttaaaaaatctgGCGTTACTTAAACAGACACATATACTAAATAATCTAggtctaaaaaaaaaataccttCAACAAGTAAAGTATCAGTTGACTACGCCGatatttattctatttttaagcTATATAATcagatttttaatttttttgagtaCTTTGATGGaaacaatataatatttttacatattataTCGGATTTCATCCATGATGAGCTCTAAAAGAGGTTCtttagtaaaatttatcaaattattttaaaaatttaaatagaTACATGTTATCGTtaggtaaaaaatttattcttataCTTTTAACTGCTTAGGTTTAGGTAAAGTTGTGAAATGCATCTTAAtggcaaaaaaaatgcagACTCTTATTACTTgaaaatatgtaaaattttataagtgttataataaaatgttaatTGGTGCTCtctatgatattttttagtcaATTATGAGTCTAGAAATTGTAGATATGAGTATGTAGATATAAAACTAATTCTAATATAACTTCATGGTTGAAAGATGTGTAGATAAATAATCAAGATGTCATTAAATGGATTACTGAAGATGAATATGTGTAAAATATCaatgaaaatatgaaattggCTTATATTGTCTC
Above is a window of Vairimorpha necatrix chromosome 2, complete sequence DNA encoding:
- a CDS encoding putative SP-containing protein, which codes for MLLLFLFQIFSASDRELFNQWVNMPLQTNETINNESFEIVPNGFIYKDPLNYSSCNATEYFSNVEMLDLTTIDYNNLKAASRFIYYLLRADKTYKKTFKKMLVFKPLIRKVDNFENFHKYVLGYTKNTEQINDEEHPYLFLKSLAFMNYKLIYLLSFLELDVKTYRAVSNIMDKSKDFITKWDCQWQILQIMGNDNLERLMRACEIAMDDDTISSRKYTVEEFHKKH